In Populus trichocarpa isolate Nisqually-1 chromosome 7, P.trichocarpa_v4.1, whole genome shotgun sequence, the following proteins share a genomic window:
- the LOC7495537 gene encoding zinc finger CCCH domain-containing protein 6, with amino-acid sequence MKRSRKSNRVSWAPGLYLCQVRLFLSEDCPSEVGGQVRDLLQKNASRLLPISSSKDSNDLPPGFEGTHFLNPCIKELSCIPRVQWKCPPNFVVNYNWHVTDGEESQESEAQKLREMRVLEAVYPRPSSVPPSPAVSLDVEEENYDDSLTPIIPLIPVEEEEAAEMPPALTEPLKNPTTSLSPALPPVLLSSGILNSSKCNTPALNPPASQKPELGRLPDPGTHPITAASAAVTAIMKSKEQGGLIDTDLLVKIFRDPKMVDKLISGNQTPPVTSRPVSSSRSPLYAKPAMVSAPSPANGNLQHLPSEELPWSKPTGQIPIPCPKPAVHFPSMPYDGSLHHQLSQVQTTVTRTSMHQDAVPATGLGVPVPIQEPGKVSAPRPPVGHLFSASNSMQTTPSLVPTESKTPQISYFKDIHPNPMFDLVKSTLVKKPKQPISVPQAGKKTNLVKDVNYIKNLIKEHGTAKKEMKDRNLFHNGSHYYNHTQNPESIQNSKNRELKPKFQKPCMYFRTPKGCRNGSDCHFQHDMSFQFQTGSGDSKLQVAKRMKFSGEITAGRT; translated from the exons ATGAAGCGATCGAGGAAATCAAACAGGGTTTCGTGGGCACCAGGTCTTTATCTTTGTCAG GTGAGGCTGTTTCTATCCGAGGATTGTCCTTCAGAAGTTGGTGGACAAGTCCGAGATCTTCTTCAGAAAAATGCATCGCGGCTTTTGCCGATTTCAAGCAGTAAGGATTCGAATGACCTTCCCCCTGGATTTGAAGGCACTCACTTTTTGAATCCATGTATAAAGGAATTATCCTGCATTCCTAGGGTTCAATGGAAGTGCCCACCAAAT TTTGTTGTGAATTACAACTGGCATGTCACGGATGGAGAAGAAAGCCAGGAGTCAGAGGCTCAAAAACTGAGGGAAATGAGAGTTCTTGAAGCAGTTTATCCACGCCCTTCTTCTGTTCCTCCCAg CCCTGCTGTTTCTTTAGACGTGGAAGAGGAAAATTATGATGATAGCCTCACTCCAATTATCCCTCTCATTcctgttgaagaagaagaagctgcagAAATGCCACCTGCTTTGACAGAACCACTAAAAAACCCGACAACTTCCCTGTCACCAGCATTGCCTCCAGTTTTATTGTCATCTGGAATCCTGAACTCTTCAAAGTGCAACACCCCTGCTCTAAATCCACCTGCAAGTCAAAAACCAGAACTTGGAAGATTACCTGATCCAGGTACTCATCCAATCACAGCAGCTTCTGCTGCTGTTACTGCTATCATGAAAAGCAAGGAGCAGGGAGGCTTGATTGACACTGATTTACTTGTTAAAATCTTTAGAGACCCCAAAATGGTTGACAAACTTATCAGTGGCAATCAAACACCTCCTGTTACATCTAGGCCAGTTTCCAGTTCCAGGTCCCCATTGTATGCAAAACCTGCCATGGTTTCAGCACCATCCCCTGCTAATGGAAACTTGCAGCACCTACCTAGTGAGGAGTTGCCCTGGTCAAAGCCAACGGGCCAGATTCCCATACCCTGTCCAAAACCCGCAGTGCATTTTCCATCAATGCCTTATGATGGAAGCTTGCACCATCAACTTAGTCAGGTACAAACGACAGTAACTAGAACCTCTATGCATCAGGATGCTGTTCCAGCAACTGGATTAGGAGTTCCTGTGCCCATTCAAGAACCTGGCAAAGTCTCAGCACCTAGGCCACCAGTTGGGCACTTGTTTTCCGCGTCTAATTCAATGCAAACTACACCAAGCCTTGTGCCTACAGAATCAAAAACACCCCAAATATCTTATTTCAAAGACATCCATCCCAACCCAATGTTTGATTTGGTGAAATCCACTCTGGTTAAGAAGCCTAAACAGCCCATCAGTGTTCCTCAAGCAGGAAAGAAAACTAACCTTGTGAAGGATGTGAACTACATTAAGAACCTCATAAAGGAACATGGAACggcaaagaaagaaatgaaggaTCGAAATCTATTCCATAATGGAAGTCATTATTATAATCATACTCAAAACCCAGAATCGATACAAAACTCGAAAAACAGAGAATTGAAGCCCAAGTTTCAGAAGCCTTGTATGTATTTTAGAACTCCCAAGGGATGCCGGAATGGCTCTGATTGCCATTTCCAGCATGATATGTCATTCCAGTTTCAGACTGGTAGTGGTGATTCGAAGCTCCAAGTCGCAAAGAGAATGAAATTTAGTGGGGAAATCACTGCCGGGAGGACTTGA
- the LOC7480174 gene encoding UPF0481 protein At3g47200 translates to MIGTSDQLGSNSVEDEEANHATKIWGVNKYRLNLMRQKISDPPRLLTKAAANSSCCIFKVPQRFIDINGKSYQPHIVSIGPYHHGEAHLRMIEEHKWGYLGSMLSRTQNNGLDLEVLLRAIQPLEMKARECYSQIIHLDTCEFVEMMVLDGVFIIELFCKVGEIVGFEADDPIVTMAWIIPFFYRDLLRLENQIPFFVLECLFEITRTPGEESGPSLSKLALDFFNNALQRPDYIIARHNNGKAKHLLDLVRSSFIDSEQAQPRCVDTSTPMIQSVSKLRRAGIKLGQGDPADSFLVVKFKNGVIEMPTITIDDTISSFLLNCVAFEQCHSGSSNHFTTYATLLDCLINTIKDVEYLCDCNIIENYFGTDSEVARFVNDLGKEVAFDIERCYLSEMFSDVHQYYKDRWHLQWASFKFTYFSNPWSFISAMAALIILLLTVAQTFYTIYGTYKT, encoded by the coding sequence ATGATCGGGACTAGTGATCAACTGGGAAGCAACTCGGTAGAAGATGAAGAAGCCAATCATGCCACAAAAATCTGGGGGGTGAACAAGTATCGCCTGAACTTGATGCGCCAAAAAATCTCCGATCCACCACGGTTACTGACAAAAGCAGCCGCTAACAGTTCATGTTGCATCTTTAAAGTCCCCCAAAGATTCATTGATATCAACGGTAAGTCCTACCAACCTCATATAGTCTCAATAGGGCCTTATCATCATGGTGAGGCGCATCTTAGGATGATTGAAGAGCACAAGTGGGGGTATTTAGGGTCTATGCTCTCCAGGACACAGAACAACGGTTTGGACTTAGAAGTCTTGTTGAGGGCGATACAGCCGCTAGAAATGAAGGCAAGAGAGTGTTACTCGCAAATTATCCATCTTGACACTTGTGAATTTGTTGAAATGATGGTTCTTGATGGCGTTTTTATTATAGAATTGTTTTGTAAAGTTGGAGAAATAGTTGGATTTGAGGCCGATGATCCCATTGTTACCATGGCGTGGATCATACCATTTTTTTACAGGGACTTACTTAGACTTGAGAACCAAATTCCTTTCTTTGTTCTTGAGTGTTTATTTGAGATAACAAGAACGCCTGGAGAAGAATCTGGCCCTTCTTTGAGCAAGCTTgctttggatttcttcaataatGCACTGCAAAGACCGGATTATATTATTGCTAGGCATAATAATGGCAAAGCCAAACATCTACTTGATTTAGTTCGTTCAAGTTTCATAGATTCTGAGCAAGCCCAGCCACGCTGCGTGGACACATCGACTCCCATGATCCAATCTGTATCCAAACTTCGCCGTGCTGGAATTAAGCTCGGTCAAGGGGATCCTGCGGATAGTTTCTTGGTGGTGAAATTCAAGAACGGGGTGATAGAAATGCCTACCATAACCATTGATGATACCATAAGTTCTTTTTTGCTTAACTGTGTAGCATTCGAGCAGTGTCACAGTGGTTCTTCCAATCATTTCACGACCTATGCAACTCTTCTAGACTGCCTGATCAACACCATTAAAGACGTAGAGTATCTGTGTGACTGcaatattattgagaattacTTTGGCACTGATTCAGAAGTTGCAAGATTCGTCAATGATTTGGGCAAGGAAGTAGCATTTGATATCGAAAGGTGTTATTTGTCCGAGATGTTCAGTGATGTTCACCAATACTACAAGGATAGATGGCATTTGCAATGGGCAAGCTTCAAGTTTACTTATTTTAGCAATCCTTGGTCTTTTATATCAGCAATGGCTGCCTTGATTATCCTGCTCCTTACAGTGGCTCAAACCTTCTACACTATTTATGGCACTTACAAAACATAA
- the LOC7495535 gene encoding GDP-mannose 4,6 dehydratase 1: MASESNQPGSDSTIPVNGEITPKIALITGITGQDGSYLTEFLLNKGYEVHGLIRRSSNFNTQRINHIYIDPHNAHKARMKLHYADLSDASSLRRWLDTINPDEVYNLAAQSHVAVSFEIPDYTADVVATGALRLLEAVRSHIAATGRSHIKYYQAGSSEMFGSTPPPQSETTPFHPRSPYAASKCAAHWYTVNYREAYGLYACNGILFNHESPRRGENFVTRKITRAVGRIKVGLQNKLFLGNLQASRDWGFAGDYVEAMWMMLQQEKPDDYVVATEESHTVEEFLDVAFGYVGLNWKDHVVIDKRYFRPAEVDNLKGDSSKTRKVLGWKPKVGFEQLVKMMVDEDIDLAKREKVLVDAGYMDAQQQP; this comes from the coding sequence ATGGCATCCGAATCAAACCAACCCGGATCCGACTCCACTATTCCTGTCAACGGCGAAATCACACCCAAAATCGCCCTGATCACCGGTATAACCGGCCAAGATGGTTCTTATCTTACCGAATTCCTCCTGAACAAAGGCTATGAAGTTCATGGCTTGATCCGTCGGTCATCCAATTTCAATACGCAGCGGATTAACCATATTTATATAGATCCACACAATGCTCATAAGGCCCGAATGAAACTCCACTATGCAGATCTAAGCGACGCGTCGTCTCTCCGTCGTTGGCTCGACACCATCAACCCCGACGAAGTCTATAACCTGGCGGCCCAATCACACGTGGCTGTCTCTTTCGAAATCCCTGATTACACGGCGGATGTCGTCGCCACCGGAGCCCTCCGCCTTCTTGAGGCGGTGAGATCTCATATTGCCGCGACAGGGCGGAGCCATATCAAGTATTACCAAGCGGGATCTTCGGAGATGTTTGGATCTACGCCGCCTCCGCAATCAGAGACCACCCCGTTTCATCCAAGATCCCCATACGCGGCGTCAAAATGCGCGGCGCATTGGTATACTGTCAATTACAGGGAAGCTTATGGGTTGTATGCTTGCAATGGGATTCTTTTCAACCATGAATCTCCACGTAGGGGAGAGAATTTTGTGACCCGAAAGATTACGAGAGCTGTTGGGAGAATTAAGGTGGGGTTGCAGAATAAGCTGTTTTTAGGGAATTTGCAGGCGTCGAGGGATTGGGGTTTCGCAGGGGATTACGTGGAAGCAATGTGGATGATGTTGCAGCAGGAAAAGCCTGATGATTACGTGGTTGCGACGGAGGAGTCGCATACGGTGGAGGAGTTTTTGGATGTGGCATTTGGATATGTTGGATTGAATTGGAAGGATCATGTTGTGATTGATAAGAGGTATTTTAGGCCTGCTGAAGTGGATAATTTGAAAGGGGATTCGAGTAAGACGAGGAAAGTGCTTGGTTGGAAGCCTAAAGTTGGGTTTGAGCAATTGGTGAAGATGATGGTTGATGAAGATATTGATTTAGCCAAGAGGGAGAAGGTTCTTGTTGATGCTGGCTATATGGATGCCCAGCAGCAACCTTGA
- the LOC7480173 gene encoding uncharacterized protein LOC7480173, translated as MGASESSLSSSQKMTDEITTVTERSEALDPILEKLKSLKITRPILTSTPKEEGSLNDILVRKASSSSALATVNPNVLLELISIYRDWQDGKVQQISMKQEEIENKIEVADALAIKLLQRLNYSVSAMKTSSQHLSEGTSQHTEWKWITDRLWNQIHKLSEN; from the exons ATGGGTGCCTCAGAATCTAGTCTTTCAAGTTCACAG AAAATGACAGACGAAATCACTACTGTCACTGAGAGATCAGAAGCTTTGGATCCCATTTTGGAGAAGCTCAAATCCCTCAAAATT ACAAGGCCAATATTAACTTCAACTCCGAAGGAAGAGGGTAGCTTGAATGACATTTTGGTGAGGAAGGCATCGTCTTCTTCAGCTCTTG CAACTGTAAATCCAAATGTGTTATTGGAGCTCATCTCAATATATCGTGATTGGCAAGACGGGAAGGTTCAGCAGATAAGCATGAAACAG GAGGAGATAGAAAATAAGATAGAAGTGGCAGATGCTTTGGCAATTAAACTTCTTCAAAGGCTTAACTACTCTGTGTCAGCAATGAAGACTTCTTCACAGCATCTATCAGAAGGTACTTCACAACATACCGAATGGAAATGGATTACTGACAGATTATGGAACCAGATACATAAATTATCAGAGAATTGA
- the LOC7480172 gene encoding uncharacterized protein LOC7480172: MKTTKPAAIKKTPVGRKPAAVKAAPDSATEESPVPKTPPNAKRTQNSDMTPSPIAGSASKLEQSSVDGTNIETDVSMVTLETTKPLPIKKKVVRRVVKVVKKTPANAKALLEQTPTTVVAAKSKVEEREKEAELAADNVGESIKKKGVAMGVEESKVESVAVSVKEEESVEEPVVDSRKEVEAVNDRVGESVKRERTVVDIPADEVVEVSKNEEPNRVGKGVNEGEKKDVDDEVEARNEAVMMEGSMEEHVRREETQHEQDEYGGDDGYEEYGDRVDFEDPVEDDFEDPDEPVEEAAAMEEERRELTAVAKERKIKKEYEIFVGGLDRDATEEDLRKVFEKIGEVVEVRLHKNLSTNRNKGYAFVKFANKGHVKRALSEMKNPVIRGKRCGTAPSEDNDTLFLGNICNTWTKEAIRQKLKDYGVEGVENITVVPDAQHEGRSRGFAFLEFACHTDAMLAYKRLQKPDVVFGHPERTAKVAFSEPIREPDPEIMAQVKTIFLDGLPPHWDEDHVRECVKGYGEIVRIVLARNMSTAKRKDFGFVDFSTHEAAVACIEGINNREFGNGNTKMRVKARLSNPLPKTQAVKGGMCGGFRIGHSGSGNYLRFGRGFGRGGHHSNWANFQRGRGFYQREHGQTSRMGPREYDYNDRYDMLPGRQGGRRGSFRGGYQTASRGMAAGPSRSNINRAWHETPERGHRGYVSSRRQPFSPEESFDRRFNGRHFDDPYFYDDGSHGMKRSFYMTDQDPDYMEPSRLRPRLDFADPRVDYADPAASFRGTHYRDTYGAGSDPYFHEYRGSDYDPYPPYYGRDHSYGGGYHY, from the exons ATGAAAACTACAAAACCAGCCGCAATTAAAAAGACGCCGGTGGGAAGGAAACCTGCCGCTGTCAAAGCCGCTCCTGATTCTGCCACCGAGGAATCACCGGTTCCAAAAACCCCACCCAACGCCAAGCGGACACAAAATAGCGACATGACACCGTCGCCAATTGCCGGTTCTGCTTCAAAACTTGAACAATCATCAG ttGATGGAACAAATATAGAAACGGATGTGAGTATGGTAACACTGGAAACTACAAAACCTCTTCCGATTAAAAAGAAGGTTGTGAGGAGAGTGGTGAAGGTAGTGAAGAAAACCCCTGCTAATGCAAAAGCTCTTTTGGAGCAAACCCCGACAACTGTGGTTGCTGCGAAGTCTAAGGTtgaagaaagggaaaaggagGCGGAACTTGCTGCTGATAATGTTGGagaatctataaagaagaaagGAGTTGCAATGGGAGTGGAAGAATCTAAGGTTGAAAGTGTTGCTGTTTCTGTAAAGGAGGAGGAAAGTGTGGAAGAACCTGTGGTCGATTCTAGGAAGGAGGTTGAAGCGGTTAATGATAGGGTTGGGGAGTCTGTTAAAAGGGAACGAACTGTGGTGGATATTCCTGCTGATGAGGTTGTGGAAGTATCTAAGAATGAAGAACCTAACAGAGTGGGAAAGGGGGTTAATGAGGGTGAGAAGAAAGACGTGGACGATGAAGTGGAGGCCAGAAATGAGGCTGTCATGATGGAAGGAAGTATGGAGGAACACGTTCGAAGAGAAGAGACTCAACATGAGCAAGATGAGTATGGTGGTGATGACGGGTATGAGGAGTATGGAGATAGAGTGGACTTTGAAGATCCTGTTGAGGATGACTTTGAAGATCCAGATGAGCCTGTTGAAGAAGCTGCTGCAATGGAAGAGGAACGCAGGGAACTAACAGCTGTTGCAAAGGAGCGTAAGATTAAGAAAGAATATGAGATATTTGTTGGTGGATTGGATAGGGATGCTACAGAGGAGGATTTGAGAAAGGTTTTTGAGAAGATTGGTGAAGTAGTTGAAGTTCGATTGCACaaaaatctttcaacaaatagGAATAAGGGATATgcatttgtgaaatttgcaaaCAAGGGGCATGTTAAACGCGCTTTGTCTGAAATGAAAAACCCTGTG ATTCGTGGAAAGCGATGTGGGACAGCACCAAGCGAGGACAATGATACATTGTTCTTGGGCAATATATGCAACACATGGACAAAGGAAGCT ATAAGACAAAAGTTGAAGGATTATGGCGTTGAAGGTGTTGAGAACATCACTGTTGTACCCGATGCTCAACATGAAGGGAGAAGTCGTGGTTTTGCATTTCTTGAGTTTGCTTGTCATACTGATGCAATGCTTGCTTACAAGCGGCTTCAGAAGCCTGATGTTGTATTTGGTCATCCAGAGAGAACTGCCAAAGTGGCATTTTCTGAACCTATACGTGAGCCTGACCCTGAAATTATGGCTCAGGTGAAGACTATATTTCTTGATGGCCTTCCTCCTCACTGGGATGAAGATCATGTTAGGGAGTGCGTGAAAGGTTATGGGGAGATTGTACGAATTGTCCTGGCACGGAATATGTCAACCGCCAAGAGAAAGGATTTTGGATTCGTCGACTTCTCTACGCATGAAGCTGCGGTTGCTTGTATTGAAGGAATAAATAATAGAGAATTTGGCAATGGTAACACAAAG ATGAGAGTTAAAGCGAGGCTGTCAAATCCATTGCCAAAAACTCAGGCTGTGAAGGGTGGAATGTGTGGTGGCTTTCGAATTGGTCATTCTGGAAGTGGAAATTATTTAAGATTTG GAAGGGGTTTTGGGCGGGGCGGGCATCATTCAAACTGGGCGAATTTTCAACGTGGTAGGGGTTTCTATCAACGAGAACATGGTCAAACTAGTAGAATGGGTCCCCGTGAGTATGACTATAATGATCGATATGACATGCTTCCTGGGAGGCAAG GAGGAAGAAGGGGTTCTTTCAGAGGAGGTTATCAAACAGCTAGTAGAGGTATGGCTGCTGGGCCATCAAGATCTAATATCAATCGAGCTTGGCACGAGACCCCTGAGCGAGGACATAGGGGCTATGTTTCTTCAAGGAGGCAACCATTTTCTCCTGAAGAATCCTTTGACAGACGTTTCAATGGAAGGCACTTTGATGACCCctatttttatgatgatggTTCACATGGGATGAAACGATCATTTTATATGACT GACCAAGATCCTGATTACATGGAACCCAGTAGGCTTCGACCCCGGTTAGATTTCGCTGATCCCCGAGTAGATTATGCTGATCCGGCAGCTTCATTTCGTGGGACACATTATCGTG ATACCTATGGAGCAGGCAGTGATCCCTACTTTCATGAATATCGTGGTTCTGAT TACGATCCATATCCACCTTATTATGGGAGGGACCACTCATATGGAGGTGGTTACCACTATTAG
- the LOC7480170 gene encoding histone H1, whose translation MTATEEAETEAPVVEQPTATEEPKVEENPVKGKRPRTPREKKPRQPKPKPAAHPPYFQMIKEAILALNDESGSSPYAIAKYMEEKHKAVLPANFKKILGLQLKNSATGGKLIKIRASYKLPEAKKTKEVKPTTRKTRSVNKAEASAKKVAGAKKAKKSAAAKPKQPKSIKSPAAKRAKK comes from the exons ATGACAGCCACCGAAGAAGCTGAAACTGAGGCTCCAGTCGTGGAGCAACCAACTGCTACGGAGGAGCCTAAGGTGGAGGAGAATCCCGTTAAAGGAAAGAGGCCAAGGACTCCCAGGGAAAAGAAGCCTAGACAACCTAAACCAAAACCTGCCGCTCATCCTCCTTATTTTCAG ATGATTAAGGAGGCTATATTGGCTTTGAATGATGAGAGTGGGTCGAGTCCATATGCCATAGCAAAGTACATGGAAGAGAAGCACAAAGCAGTACTCCCagcaaattttaagaaaattttagGTCTTCAACTGAAAAACTCTGCAACAGGAGGAAAGTTAATCAAGATCAGGGCATCTTACAAGCTTCCAGAGGCGAAAAAGACTAAAGAGGTTAAACCTACTACAAGAAAGACTAGGTCTGTGAATAAAGCCGAGGCTTCTGCAAAGAAAGTTGCTGGGGCTAAGAAGGCCAAGAAATCAGCAGCTGCTAAACCTAAACAGCCAAAGTCTATCAAGTCTCCTGCTGCCAAAAGGGCCAAGAAATAG
- the LOC7495534 gene encoding histone H3.3 has product MARTKQTARKSTGGKAPRKQLATKAARKSAPTTGGVKKPHRYRPGTVALREIRKYQKSTELLIRKLPFQRLVREIAQDFKTDLRFQSHAVLALQEAAEAYLVGLFEDTNLCAIHAKRVTIMPKDIQLARRIRGERA; this is encoded by the exons ATGGCTCGTACTAAGCAAACCGCTCGCAAATCCACCGGTGGCAAAGCTCCTCGCAAACAACTCGCCACCAAG gcTGCAAGAAAGTCTGCTCCCACCACTGGCGGTGTGAAGAAGCCTCATCGTTACCGTCCTGGAACTGTAGCTCTCCG TGAGATCCGCAAGTACCAGAAAAGTACTGAACTCTTGATCAGGAAGTTACCTTTCCAACGTCTTGTCCGTGAAATTGCACAAGATTTCAAG acGGATTTGAGGTTTCAAAGCCATGCTGTTCTCGCGCTTCAGGAGGCTGCAGAGGCCTATCTTGTTGGTTTGTTTGAGGATACTAATCTTTGTGCTATCCATGCCAAGAGGGTCACCATCATGCCTAAGGATATCCAACTTGCCAGGAGAATTCGTGGAGAAAGGGCCTAA